The window CCACGATCGTCGACGAATTCCAGACCACGTCGGCGGCGGTCCAGTTGACCCTCACCGGCACGCTGGCGGGCCTCGCCCTCGGCCAGTTGCTGATCGGCCCGCTGTCCGACGCCGTCGGCCGGCGCGCGCCGCTGATCGCCGGCATCGCGCTGCACGTCGTGGCGTCGCTGCTCTGCGTCGTCGCGCCGAGCATCGCGGTTCTCGGCGCGTTGCGGGTGGTGCAGGGCCTCGGCGTCGCCGCGGCCTCGGTGGTCGCGATGGCCGTCGTCCGCGACCTGTTCGACGGTGCGGCCTTCGCGAAGCTGCTCTCCCGGCTGCTGCTGGTCATGGGGGCGGCGCCGATCCTCGCGCCGACCCTCGGCGGCGGGCTGCTGCGCTGGACGGACTGGCGCGGCGTCTTCGTGGCGCTGGCCGCCTTCGGCGTGCTGCTCGTGGTGGTCGCCGCGTTCGGCCTGCGCGAGACGCTGCCCGCCGAGCGGCGCCGGCGCGGCGGCGTGGTCGCGACCATCGGCGTGTACGGCTCGCTGCTGCGCGACCGCACGTTCGTGGGCCTGGTCCTGGTCGCCGGGCTGGCCATGGCCGCCCTGTTCGCGTACGTCGCCGGGTCGTCGTTCGTCTTCCAGGACCAGTACGGCCTGGACGAGCAGCAGTTCGGGTTGGCCTTCGGGGCGGGCGCGGTCGGGCTGATCGCGGCGACCCAGTTCAACGTACGGCTGCTGCGCCGCCACCCGCCGCAGCGGATCCTCGTGGTCGCCCTGGCCGCGGGGAGCGTGGCCGGACTGGCACTGCTCGCCTTCGCCGTGACCGGGTTCGGCGGGCTGCCGGCCCTGCTGGTGTCGTTGTGGGTGGTGCTCGCGGCGGCGGGCCTCGCGATGCCGAACGCGCCGGCCCTGGCCCTGTCCCGCCACGGCGAGGCGGCCGGCACGGCCTCCGCCCTGCTCGGCGCCGTGCAGTTCGGCGTCGGGGCGCTGGCCGCACCCCTGGTGGGCGTCCTGGGCACCGGCGCGGTCGCCATGTCCGTCGTCGTCGCGGGGGGCATGCTGGCCGCGACGGCGGTCCTGTTCGTCGTCGTGCGACCGTCCCGGCTCGCCGGCCTGGAGCCGGACGGGGTGGTCGTGGCAGCGCACTGAGCGGGCTCGGAAAGCAGTTGTCGGCGGAACGGGTGGCGGCCTAGCCTGCTGGCTGTGCACGCCCCCTGCCGGCGGATGCGCCGGGTGCGCCGGTGAGCAGCCGCCTTCGTGAGATCGCCCGACAGACGGTGGCTATCGCCGAGTCGGGCCGGTACCGCAACGGCGCCGGCGACGAGGTCGTCATCGGTGCGCAGGTGCGGGCCGCGGTCGCCGGCACCCGCCACCACCTTCCCGACGGGACGCTCACGATCGGCGACACGCGGGTCGGGGCCGGCGACGTCGAGGTGACGTACCAGTCGACGTTGCAGGCGGCCCGCCGGCTCGGTCCGGATGCGGCGTGTCTGGTGTTCGCGTCGGCCAAGAACCCGGGCGGCGGGTTCCTCGGCGGGGCGAAGGCGCAGGAGGAGAGCGTCGCACGATCGTCGGCGCTCTACCCGTGCCTGCTCGCCGCGCCCGACTTCTACGCGTTCCACCGCGGCCAACGCGACCTGCGGTACAGCGACCGAATCATCTACTCCCCGGGCGTGCCGGTGTTCCGCGACGACAAGGGCGGGCTGCTCGATGTGGCGTACCAGACGTCCTTCCTCACCGCCGCGGCGCCGAACCTCGGCGCGATCGTGCGCAACCAGCCCGCGCACGCCCCCGACGTGCCGGCGGTGCTGCGCCGGCGTGCGCGGCGGGTGCTCGAGGTGGCCGCCGCGCACGGGCATCGGACGATCGTGCTGGGCGCGTGGGGGTGCGGGGTGTTCCGCAACGACCCCGCCACGGTGGCGGACGCCTTCGCCGACGCGCTGCGGATGGTGGACCGGTTCGACCGGGTGGTGTTCGCCATCCGCGACAACCTGTCGGGCACACCCGTGTACGGCGCGTTCGCGGAACGTTTCGGCACCTCCGCGCCGGAGCCGGCAGGCGACGCCCGTCGGGGTTGAGTGGCTCACCCGCCGGCGCCGCCCAGCCCGCCGGCGCCGTGGTCAGCGTGGCTGCTCGGCGAGGTCCCGGATGCCCTGCAACGTGCCGGTCATGGCGTCCCGCAGGGCGTCCAGCCGGCGTGCGATGACCTGCTCCTCGTTCTCCGGGGCCCGGTCGATGACCAGGCTGAGCCCGGTGCGGCCGGGGCCGATCCGCACGGAGTGGGACACCCGGCACCCGCCGTCCTCGGCGGTGAGGCGGTACTGCCAGGTGGCACCCGGTTGGTCGAGGTCGGTGGGGCCGCCGCCGAAGCGGTCGTCCGGGTCGAGCACCACCCAGCCGAAGACCCGCGGCGCGTCGAACCGCACGACGTGCGAGATGGTGCGCCACTCGCCCAGCGCCGGATGGTGGTTGTGCCCCTCGAACCGGGCGCCGAGCG is drawn from Micromonospora sp. NBC_01740 and contains these coding sequences:
- a CDS encoding multidrug effflux MFS transporter, which translates into the protein MSPRQRLRLVLVLGSLIAVGPLTIDMYLPALPTIVDEFQTTSAAVQLTLTGTLAGLALGQLLIGPLSDAVGRRAPLIAGIALHVVASLLCVVAPSIAVLGALRVVQGLGVAAASVVAMAVVRDLFDGAAFAKLLSRLLLVMGAAPILAPTLGGGLLRWTDWRGVFVALAAFGVLLVVVAAFGLRETLPAERRRRGGVVATIGVYGSLLRDRTFVGLVLVAGLAMAALFAYVAGSSFVFQDQYGLDEQQFGLAFGAGAVGLIAATQFNVRLLRRHPPQRILVVALAAGSVAGLALLAFAVTGFGGLPALLVSLWVVLAAAGLAMPNAPALALSRHGEAAGTASALLGAVQFGVGALAAPLVGVLGTGAVAMSVVVAGGMLAATAVLFVVVRPSRLAGLEPDGVVVAAH
- a CDS encoding TIGR02452 family protein → MSSRLREIARQTVAIAESGRYRNGAGDEVVIGAQVRAAVAGTRHHLPDGTLTIGDTRVGAGDVEVTYQSTLQAARRLGPDAACLVFASAKNPGGGFLGGAKAQEESVARSSALYPCLLAAPDFYAFHRGQRDLRYSDRIIYSPGVPVFRDDKGGLLDVAYQTSFLTAAAPNLGAIVRNQPAHAPDVPAVLRRRARRVLEVAAAHGHRTIVLGAWGCGVFRNDPATVADAFADALRMVDRFDRVVFAIRDNLSGTPVYGAFAERFGTSAPEPAGDARRG
- a CDS encoding SRPBCC family protein, which encodes MRYVDGPAVECDLHVAADPARVWELVTDIELPARFSPELRRVRWLNGSQGPTLGARFEGHNHHPALGEWRTISHVVRFDAPRVFGWVVLDPDDRFGGGPTDLDQPGATWQYRLTAEDGGCRVSHSVRIGPGRTGLSLVIDRAPENEEQVIARRLDALRDAMTGTLQGIRDLAEQPR